One segment of Comamonas thiooxydans DNA contains the following:
- a CDS encoding acyl-CoA dehydrogenase family protein — MQALDTHDVFNQFDELTDFDLLQADTALQEVLQRQQAQGFVPALSRFAQQLGQKHTWEHAELANRHTPELQRFDARGRVLDAVEFHPSWHRLMELYRKQGLISLPFESQSSGRWSAWAAGFYLHGQVEQGTLCPATMTTAAIPVLQKEPRLWSQLQAQLFSREYDARDLPLSQKKSIWIGMGMTEKQGGSDVRANTTVARPVHEGGRGSEYLLRGHKWFFSAPMCDAHLVVARMATASGELGGHACFFVPRWRPDGSKNPVRVQRLKDKVGNRSNSSSEVELQDAWGILMGEEGRGIPTIIEMASYTRLNCVLGSAAILRSATVQSIAYARQRSAFGKHLADQPLMATVLADLALESEASMQLAMHLAQAYELEAEGDLLARAWKRIMTPAAKFWVCKRSVEITGEAMEIFGGNGYVQDSIVARLFREAPVNSIWEGSGNVMCLDVLRAMGREPEATRLLLQDLGDMAAGQPLLTSMAQSLAKRLSASPEALEPQARRLVQDLCLLAQACLLHRHAPAPVADGFIHTRLGAQGGAMVAGAFDPAGLDMAAIVERALPV, encoded by the coding sequence ATGCAGGCCCTGGACACCCATGACGTCTTCAACCAGTTCGATGAGCTGACCGACTTCGATCTGCTGCAGGCCGACACGGCCTTGCAGGAAGTGCTGCAACGCCAGCAGGCCCAGGGCTTTGTTCCGGCCCTGAGCCGCTTTGCGCAACAGCTTGGCCAGAAGCACACCTGGGAGCATGCCGAACTCGCCAACCGCCACACACCCGAGCTGCAGCGTTTTGACGCACGCGGACGTGTGCTCGATGCCGTGGAATTCCACCCCAGCTGGCATCGCCTCATGGAGCTGTATCGCAAACAGGGCCTGATCTCCTTGCCCTTTGAGAGCCAGAGCAGCGGTCGCTGGAGCGCCTGGGCCGCCGGCTTTTACCTGCACGGCCAGGTGGAGCAAGGCACGCTATGCCCAGCCACCATGACCACGGCTGCCATCCCCGTGCTGCAAAAAGAGCCCCGGCTCTGGAGCCAGTTGCAGGCCCAGTTGTTCAGCCGCGAGTACGACGCACGCGATCTGCCCTTGAGCCAAAAAAAATCCATCTGGATAGGCATGGGCATGACGGAGAAACAAGGCGGCTCGGACGTGCGCGCCAACACCACGGTGGCACGCCCCGTGCATGAGGGCGGCCGCGGCAGCGAGTATCTGCTGCGCGGCCATAAATGGTTTTTCTCGGCCCCCATGTGCGACGCCCATCTGGTGGTGGCTCGCATGGCCACGGCAAGCGGTGAGCTCGGCGGTCATGCCTGTTTTTTCGTGCCGCGCTGGCGCCCTGATGGAAGCAAGAACCCCGTGCGTGTGCAGCGCCTCAAGGACAAGGTCGGCAACCGCAGCAACTCCAGCTCGGAAGTGGAACTGCAGGACGCCTGGGGCATTCTCATGGGCGAGGAAGGCCGAGGCATTCCCACCATCATCGAAATGGCCAGCTACACGCGGCTGAACTGCGTGCTGGGCAGCGCGGCCATTTTGCGCAGCGCAACCGTGCAGTCGATTGCCTATGCGCGCCAGCGCTCGGCCTTCGGCAAACATCTCGCGGATCAACCGCTGATGGCCACCGTGCTCGCGGACCTGGCCCTCGAAAGCGAAGCCTCCATGCAGCTCGCCATGCATCTGGCTCAGGCCTATGAGCTGGAGGCCGAAGGCGATCTGCTGGCTCGCGCCTGGAAGCGCATCATGACTCCGGCCGCCAAGTTCTGGGTCTGCAAGCGCTCGGTGGAGATCACGGGCGAAGCCATGGAGATCTTTGGCGGCAACGGCTATGTACAGGACAGCATCGTCGCGCGCCTGTTCCGCGAAGCGCCGGTCAACTCCATCTGGGAAGGTTCGGGCAATGTGATGTGCCTGGACGTGCTGCGCGCCATGGGCCGAGAGCCCGAGGCCACGCGCCTGCTGTTGCAGGATCTCGGCGATATGGCTGCCGGCCAGCCCCTGTTGACGTCCATGGCGCAATCGCTGGCCAAACGCCTGTCTGCTTCCCCCGAAGCGCTGGAGCCGCAGGCCCGCCGACTGGTGCAGGACTTGTGCCTGCTGGCCCAGGCCTGCCTGCTGCACCGGCACGCGCCCGCCCCCGTGGCCGATGGCTTCATACACACCCGCCTGGGCGCACAAGGCGGGGCCATGGTGGCCGGAGCGTTCGACCCTGCGGGGCTGGACATGGCGGCCATTGTGGAGCGCGCCCTGCCCGTCTGA
- a CDS encoding M48 family metallopeptidase, with the protein MHALISSLRLPTTRNCLLPALVCAALMHAPAQAQVEVGKASVMRQLVPAETLENSATQQYQELLQKAKAQGALADAGNPQLQRLRGIAQRLIPYAAQWNPRAGQWRWEVNLIGSKQINAFCMPGGKIAFYTGIIDQLKLTDDEIAMIMGHEMAHALREHSREQLAKNQATSIGISLGAQLLGLGDIGNAAARLGGQLLSLKFSRNDESDADLVGLELAARAGFNPQAAVSLWRKMGQATGEGGIGFLSTHPTGPDRIRQLEGNVPRVMGLYEQARRR; encoded by the coding sequence ATGCACGCCCTCATCTCATCCCTGCGCCTGCCCACCACCCGCAACTGCCTGCTGCCCGCACTGGTCTGCGCTGCACTGATGCACGCGCCAGCGCAGGCTCAGGTGGAGGTAGGCAAGGCCTCGGTGATGCGCCAGCTGGTACCGGCCGAAACGCTGGAAAACTCTGCGACCCAGCAGTACCAGGAGCTGCTGCAAAAAGCCAAGGCTCAGGGTGCGCTGGCAGACGCTGGCAACCCGCAGCTGCAACGCCTGCGCGGCATTGCCCAGCGCCTCATTCCCTATGCCGCGCAATGGAACCCGCGCGCCGGCCAATGGCGCTGGGAGGTCAATCTCATAGGCAGCAAGCAGATCAACGCATTCTGCATGCCCGGCGGCAAGATCGCCTTCTACACAGGCATCATCGACCAGCTCAAGCTGACGGACGACGAGATCGCCATGATCATGGGCCATGAGATGGCCCATGCCCTGCGCGAGCATTCGCGCGAGCAGTTGGCCAAGAACCAGGCCACCAGCATAGGCATATCGCTGGGCGCGCAATTGCTGGGTCTGGGCGATATCGGCAATGCCGCGGCACGCCTGGGCGGGCAATTGCTCAGCCTCAAGTTCAGCCGCAATGACGAAAGCGATGCCGATCTGGTCGGACTGGAGCTCGCTGCCCGCGCCGGCTTCAACCCGCAGGCCGCCGTGAGCCTGTGGCGCAAGATGGGCCAGGCCACGGGCGAAGGCGGCATAGGCTTTCTCTCCACGCACCCGACAGGCCCCGATCGCATCCGTCAGCTGGAGGGCAATGTGCCGCGCGTCATGGGCTTGTATGAACAGGCCCGCAGGCGATAA